The sequence below is a genomic window from Prosthecobacter dejongeii.
CCTTCAGCACATGAATCATGCCGCGGAGTCGCTCAATCTGGTGGCGCGAAAATGCATGGACTTGGGGGTGAACTTACTCCTGGAAAACATGCTGCCGCACCTGCTCTTCGGCCATACGAGTGACATGCTCTATCTCCTGGGGCAGATTCGTGAATGCAATGTCGGCACCTGTTTGGATACGGGCCATGCGAACCTTGCGGGAGAGCTGGGTACCGTGGTTCATAAACTCTCGGGCCACCTGAAAATGCTTCATGCCAATGATAACCGAGGGAATTATGATGCCCATCTCAATCCCGGTGAAGGAGTGATTGATTGGCCCTGGCTGCTGGCAGAGCTCAAGACTCACCAGTTTAAGGGGTCTCTTATTCTGGAACTGGCGGGGAATGCCCATGAATCCATTCCTGAGACTCTTTCCCGGGCGCGCCGTGCTTTTGATTATTTGGTGCAGGTGGGAAAAAACAACTGACCGGATTCCGGAATCAAATTCCAAAAACCGGTCAGACAAGACTAACGGAAAGTGTGATTACATCACTTTATGCTGCATTCCACCCGCGATGTGGCAGAGCTTACGCATGCCCAATTCCAGGCGGGTTTTCACCGTGCCTAATGGTAGGCTGATGGCGGCGGCGATCTGCCGCTGGCTCATGCCGTGAAGGTGGGCGAGCACGACGACTTCCTTCTGCGCGACCGGCAGTGTCTGCAGCAGGCTGTTGAGATAATTGCGGATGTCGTGGTTCTCGATGTCATGCTGAGCGCTTTCGATTTCGTAAGCATTCGATGGCTTCGAGGCTTTTTCCAACCGCTCAGTAGCCATCTGGTAGGAGTGACGCTGGCGGAGGCGATCAATAGCGCGGCGACGTGCCAAGGTGATGAGCCAGCCAGCAGCCTTGCCTTTTTCGACCGAGTAGTTGGCTGCATTTGTCCAGATCTGGATGAAGACCTCTTGAAGCACGTCGTCAGCTTCGGTTTCGTCATGAATGACGGAGATGATGATGGACTTCAAAATGGAGTGATAACGCTGATGCACTACCCACAGAGCGTTTGGCTCTTTGGCTGCGAGGCAGGCCATGAGGGCTTCGTCGTCCATGTCAGTGAAGGAGGAGGTCGGGGCGATTTTCATAAGATGGGTAGCGGAAGGGGTTTCAGGGGTTGCGCTGAAGGTGAGTGCGCAGTGACAGTTCCCTTCATTGCAAACCCCATACCCACCCGAGCCAAACTCGATTTTCGTTGATAACCAACGATTTATGTTTTTGGCGATCCGTGCTTACCGCCCAGAGTACTGACGAAATGCAAGGCTGAAATCGTGCACCTTGTAAAACGCGAATCGTTTTACTCACTTCAGGTGGTCGTGCCAAAAATGGGCAAGCTCAAGCAGGTCTGGGATTGCGATTATTGTTAAACAGCCCTTTACGATCATGAATTTTATCAATCTCGCCACTCTGGATAGCATGCATGAAGCTGAGCGCCTAGCCGATGCGTTAAGCCACGCAGGTATCAAAGCCCGTACACATGATGAAAGTGACATCCAGCGTTTCATCTTCCTCTCAAAACCCAAAGCCTTCTCCATCGTGCAGGTCCTACAAGAAGATTATGCGCAGGCAGTGGGGGTGATCCAAGACATGCAGGACCGGCATGAGCCTCTCTGCCGCCACATCTTCAGTTGCCCAGAGTGTGGGTCTCTCGCGGTGGAGTATCCGCAGTTTACACGGAAGTATTTCATCACACCACTGCTGCTTGAGTGGGCGAGTAACTTCGGCCTGTTTAACAAAAAGTTCTACTGCCGTAAATGCCACGCTGTATGGCCGTACCATGAGGGCGGTCGCCTGCCCGTCATTGGTCATGCTGCGGGGGTAGAAGTCGCCCCACCGAATTGATGGGGCGATGGAGCAGACTCAATGCAGATAAGAGGTCTCCAATCAGGCGGGGATCTCTTCCGTTGTGGGTTCGAGATCAGACAATTTAGTGGCCGTGCTCGGAAAAGTGACGGTGACGTAACCTCCAGCTCCGCGTTTTCGATTGCCAAGAGTGAGGGTGGCTTTGATACGGTCGGCAATGCGTTTCGCGGAAGCTAAGCCGACGCCTAGGCTCGGCTGGGTGCTACCGTCCTTATGATGCATGTAGGGCTGGAACTGACGGCGCAGGTATTCATCTGAAAAACCGGGTCCGTTATCCTTCACGCGCAGGATGATGAGGCCATCCGCTTCAGAGATGCGGACTTCGATACGGCCTGCATGAGGGGTGAAATTGACGGCGTTCGAAAGCACTGCATCCACGATCTGGTTCACGGCAAAGGAAAGACCCGCGATAGGGAGGGGACGGCTGGGAGCTGTGAGGGCAAGTTCCACCAGCTTGCGCTTGGCCGTTACATACCATTTGCCCACCATGGATTTTAAATCGTCGGTGGTGAGTCCTTGAGGGCTGGACCCGTCTTGGAATGCACTGGCGCTTGAAGATTCCTCATGAAGGAAACCTTCGATCGAGCTGAGCATGCGATGTGTCTCCCGCATGGCTTCTTTGCTGAGGGCCAGCATGCTGCCGGGACGATCTGCTTCTTCCATGTCCCGATAGACGGTGGAAAGAAAAAGGGAGATGCGTTGAAGTGGCTTATGCCATTCATGAGCGATGAGATCCAAGGTGCGTCGCCTTTCCTGCACTTGCATGATGTTGCGCACTTGGCTGCGGTGCAGATCCACATGGGTGCGCACTCGGGCCAGCAACTCGGACTTGTTAAAAGGCTTGGAGATGTAATCAATGCCGCCTTTGGCAAAACCGGTCATGACCGACTGGTGGCCCGCATCGCCCGACAAAAAGATGATCGGGATGTTCTGCGTGGCCGGATTGGCTTTGATTTGTTCGCAGACTTCAAATCCATCCATTTCAGGCATCGCTACATCCAGAAGGATGAGGTCAGGCCAATGGTTGCTGATGCAGCGCAGGGCCTCTTCGCCACTCTCCGCAGTGACGACTTGGAAGCCATCACTGGAGAGCACTTTTTTCACCATTTGCAGATTCCTAGATTGGTCATCCACCACCAAAACCAGCGGAGGGGCGCTGAGGGAGGAGGCTGAATGTTCTTTGCCTGCCTGCCGTTGCAAACCGGACACAACCGGGATGGGTTGAGTCGCTTTGCTGGGCGCAGGGGTGCTGGGCGGATGGGATGCCTGGGACATGGTCAGAAAGGTAAAGGACGGTAGAGCGAGTGAATGGTGGTTCTACGCCTTCACCCAAAATCGCAGCACGGTGGATTCATGCATGTATGGCCTGCGAAAAAACCTTTGGTAAGGGTCAGATCATGCCACGGGTGCACGGCCTGTTTCTTGAATCCACCGTTCCACTTCTTGGATACGCGGGCCATACACAGGATGTTTCTCTAACTCAGCCCACGGCATTTGTAGACGTTCACACCAGGTGAGGCTGCCATAACTGCCGGGGAGGTTAAAGCGTTGGGGCGTGCCGATCACATCCATGCACATGAGAGCAGCGATCAAACAGGGGGTTTCAAAAAGAGATTTCTGCAGGGCGGAAAGAAGCGGGCTGTTGAGGCTTTCAGGTGCTGGCTCATCCCAGTGGGCAAACTGCAGAAGATTCTTCAGGTCATCGGACGGGCCTGCGTTTTCTCCGTTTTGTTCATGCAGTCGGCTATAAACCGCTGCGATAGGGGCATGATCATGGTTGCCATACGCCACCAGGCTGAGTGGGCGAAAGGTATCCTGATGCAGCAATTTTCCATCGGCGTCCTTTTCCAAGAGAGGAAAGGTAAGGTTCGGCACTTGCAGGTCATCCAGCGCCTGACGCATGTAGGGGGGCATGAGCCCCATGAGCTCAGCGATCAAGCCCATATTTCCAGCGGCCGCCTGCATCACAGAGATGATTTCACGCCCTTGCAGATCATTCATCTGGGCGGTGTTTTCTTGTTCGTCCGGTCCGGGGACAAAACGTGGCAGCAGCCCGTGCGTTTTCAGCTTCACCTCTTCTTCGGTTAAGGTGGCGAATTCGGCATGCTGCGCACCACCCTGCCAGGGAAACATGTAACCGCGAAAGTAGCCGCGCAGATGGTCGAGACGACAGAGGTGGAAAAATTGTGCCTCGGATTGCAGGCGCCCTCGCAGCCAGGCAAAGTCCTCGGACCGATGGTTTTCCCACCGATAAGGTGGGAGGCCCCAGTTCTGCCCCCAGCGTTCCGAATCTTTGTTGGTATCAAAGTACGACACTGGCCGTGTGCCCATGCTCCAGTCTCTATCAAACAAAGTGGGGTGTAGCCACACATCCGCACTATTTCTGGACACACCAAAGGACATCTCGCCCATGAGAAGGACGCCCCTTTTGTCCGCATAACGGCGGATTTCCAACCATTGCCGCCAGGCCACCCATTGGATGAAGGTAAAGCCACGCCGCCAAGCCTCCAAACGCTCGCGTTCCGGGTGGGTGGCTAGCCAGTTTTCAGCCCCCGCGACGGTATGATGTTCAGGCCGCCACTGCTCCCAGTGGGCATTCCCGCCGTATTCTTGCACCAGGGTTCGAAACAGGGTGTAGCCGGGTAACCAAGTCGAAGATTGAAGCTGAAATTCTGCATAACTCTGCAGCAATTCAGGAGGATGATCTGACTGAGTTTCAAAGTGGTCGGCGGCCTCCTGCAGGATCTGAAGTTTCAGTGGATGAACGGAAAGATGCTTCACTGGTCCCTCACGAAGTTGATCCAGCCACGAAGCTGGAGCCAGGGAATCTAAAGTCTCTTGGGTCAGTCCAGGCACCCAGTCCGGCTCTAGGGTCAACAAGGCTGGCGATAGTGCGCGTGAACTGATGGGGTTATAGGGACTGTGGTCACCCACCGTTTCATGAATAGGCAAGAGTTGGAGAATGCCGAACTGGTGGGAGGCACAGAAATCAATGGATTCCAAGACGGCACGGGTATCGCCAATGCCCATGTCATTGGCACGCCGCATGGCAAAGACGGGGGTGAGCAGTGCGGCTGTTTTTTTCGTGGGTAGAAAGGTGGGCATAACCAAAGAAGCGTTCAATTTTAACATGAAGCTGGCGGTGATGGCCGGGCCTGAAAGTCCCTCCATCACCGCCAGTTGGGTGAAGCACTACAGGCTTCTTTTTGAAGGTGAAGGTTACTTCTTAATGGCGGTCTGGACGGCGTCCAGATGATTGCGAAGGTCTGGCAGAGCCTTGCCTGCCCAGGTCTTCACTTCGGCATCCTTGGAGTCTTCAGAAGCTTCCGTGAAGAGATCAATCGCCTCTTTGTGATCGGCCTCCAGACGGTTCAAGAAAGCCTTGTCAAAGGCTTCGCCTGTATTCGTGTTTTCCAGTTCTTTAAGGATTTCGGTGTCTGCAGGATCTGTGACGGTCGAAAGCTCTACACCCTTGGCTTTGGCCAGGGCAGTCAGTTCAGTGTTCATGGTGGTGTGAGCCAAGACCATTTTTTCGGCCAGGGCTTTCACATCTTCACGAGCACCTTTTTTGACGCCCAGTGCGGCGATTTGAACTTCGCCCATGCCATGTTGTGAAGCGGCCTTGACGAATTTTTCATCTGCAGGCGTGAGGGAGCTCTTGGAGTCGGCTGCGGAAACAGAAGTAGCCAGCATAGCGAGACCTGCAAAAGCTGCGGTGAGGAAGGATGTTTTCATAACTGAATTTTTTGTTGGGGTGGGGTTATTGACTGCCGCACTTCTTGGGTTTTTGAGGCACGGCTGCTACAGCATGAATTCGCCATGCCGTCCTAGCTTGGACGTACTTTTATGCAGACCGGGCGATATGCAGTATAACAAAATATGCAGAGCCATTAAGGGAGCGGATGACGAATCCTAAGGCAACCCTTTCCACCATGAAAACGAAGTCCCATCAAAACTCCAAAGACGAACTGGATCAATTAGGCGGAACCGATCAGATTGAGCAGCTCGCGGCTGACCTTGCTGTGGAGGACGATCGCCAACGCGTCACTGATAAAGATCGTGAGGAAGCTCTGAAACAAATGGGTGAAATGGCACCTCCACCAGCAGTCGCTAGCCCTACTGCGCCACCTGAGGGACAAAGCATATGAATGAAGCCGTGCCAGTGCAAGCCCGGTGCCTGCGAGTGATGACTTATAATGTGCATGGCTGCGTGGGCACGGATGGTTTTTTGGATGAGAGCCGCATCGCAGCGGTCATTGCGGCCGCAGCTCCAGATGTGGTAGCTCTGCAAGAGTTGGACGTGGAGCGCCGACGCAGCCGGGGTGTTCATCAAGTGAGACATTTGGCCAATTCTCTGAAAATGGAGTATCATTTTCATCCCACATTGCATCATCTTTCAGAGCAGTATGGAGATGCGGTGCTGAGTCGCCTGCCGATGACGTTGCTGCGGCAAGGGATGCTGCCCACATCTTCTTCACGTTTAGCTTTTGAGCCACGCGGAGCTTTGCTGGTGGAGCTAGAGGTGGAGGGGAGGCCGGTGCACTTATTGAACACGCATCTCGGGCTGAGTTGGAGTGAGCGTTTGGCTCAGGTCACAGCCCTTTTAGGGCCCGACTGGATGAAGGGTAGTCTCAATACGCATCCTTTTGTGCTGTGTGGGGACCTCAATGCTCTGCCGGGGTCATTGGTCTATCGCACGCTGACTAGACAGCTCAAGGATGTGCAGCGCTGGACGTTGCGCTCTTGGCCGCGCTCTACCTTTCCATCGCGCTGGCCAGTGACGAGGTTAGACTATATTTTTATGAATCGGCATTTCACCGCCCGGAAAGTAGAAGTGCCCAACAATCGACAGACTCAGGTAGCGTCCGATCATTTACCGTTGATTGCGGACTTGGTGCTGAATAGCGAGGCGTAGAACCGTGAAGTTAAAGTTGGGACCGTAAGATACCCGCCACATGGCCGAGGATCTTCTCCCGAAGAGGACGTTGACGCCACTCTTGCCAGGTGATCTCACGAGAACGCTTTTTATCAGCTTCAAAAACCTCAAAATGTTGCTGGGCAAATTGACGATCCCAGACATTGAGATTGGCCTCTTCATTCAGACAAAGGGAGCGATCATCTAAATTGCAAGAACCCACGGAGACCCATTGTTCATCCACCACAAAATACTTGCTGTGAAGCAGGGCCGGCTGGAATTCATAGAACCGCACTCCTCTGCGCAGCAAACCACCCCAACGAGCACGTCCCACATAGCGCACCACGCGCTGGTCAATACGCTCACTCGGGGCGATGATTTCCACGCTGACACCCCGCTCTCTGGCCTCCTTGAGCAAATGCAGCACGAGCATGTCTGGAATGAAATAGGGATTGACGATGCGGATGGACTGCCGAGCGGCAGCGATGGAAAGCAGAAACATGAGTCGTGCACTGTCTGCACCTTCACTGACGGAGCTCTTGAAGATCTGGCAGGGCGTATTGCCGCAGGGGAATAGTTCTGGGAAATAAAGATCTCCATGCAGCACCCGGGCGCGCGTCTGCATCCAGTTATCCAAGAAAGCCTGCTGCATCTGGGCGACGACGGGCCCTTCCACTTCATACTGAGTATCTCGCCAGTGATCACTTTGGTTGCCATGGCCATCCCACAGGTCTGAAATACCCACTCCACCAACGAAGCCAATGCGACCATCCACAACCAAGAGCTTGCGGTGGGTGCGATGATTAAAGTTAGTTAGGTTGTAGCGTCGGAAAATTTCTACCTCCACTCCCGCATCACGCATGTCTTGCATGCAGCGGCTGTCGAGGCAATTGGAGCCCATGGCATCCTGAAGGAAATGCACTTTAACTCCGCGTCGGGCGCATTCGGCAAAAGCCGCAGAGAACTGATCCACGATCCGTCCCTTTGTCCAGACGAAGTTCTCGAAGGTCACGCTGTACTTAGCCTGCCGAATGACCTCGAGCATGCGGGGAAAAATTTCGGCTCCGTTTTGCAAGAGAGTGACCTTATTCCCAGCGACCAATGGCGGGCCGAGAAGGTGACTCATGGTGCGCGCGAAGGCTTCATCGCAGACACCGTAGTCAGTTTCTATATGATGTGTGATCTTCCTCTCAGTTTCGAGGAAGTTCTTGCTGATAATGACGGCGAGGGTGCCGCTAATCGCGGCAGTGAGAGCCAGTGTGGCCAGACCGTGCCCTGTGCTTTGAGGTTCATCCTCAAAGAGGGATGGAGCGAAATGTGGGAGGCGGAGCATACGCATGAAAGGTTAGGTCAACAGCGCTGGGATGAAGCTGGGGAAGGTACCCCTTGCAGCATGGGTTATTTCGCCGTTGCGGATGTAAATGCGCTCATCTCCTTGCTACGGAGGCAGCTTCAGAAGCTACGTACGACCACGGGAGAGGGGAGAGGCGATTGCTAAATGCACGCCTTTTCACCATGACTCTATCCCTCAATCCAGAACACCTGAAGCGTTACAAGCAAGTGCTGACTTTGATGGTCAAGTATGGCCATGGAGACCTCGTTAAAAGTGCTCCGATTGTGGATGATCCGCTGGACTTTGCACCCCCGCCGCCCGTGCCACCTGGGGCGAAAGAACTGGCCAAAGATCTGGAAGCGCTAGGACCCACTTTTATCAAACTGGGGCAGCTCCTTTCGACCCGCTCAGACTTCATTCCTCCTGCATACATGGAGGCACTGAGCATGCTTCAAGATAACATCCAACCCTTCCCGTATGAGAAGGTGGAAGCGATTGTGAATGTGGAGATTGGCGCACGGATTTCGAAGGCGTTTCAGTCCTTTGATCCAGTTCCGATGGCGGCTGCATCCTTGGGGCAGGTGCATTATGCGGTGCTGCGTAGCGGGCAGGAAGTGGCTGTGAAGGTGCAGCGGCCTGATGTGCGAGAGCAGGTGGCCACAGACTTGGCTGCGATTGGGGAGATCGCCGAATTTCTGGATAAGCATACAGAGACGGGGAAGCGTTTTGAATTCACCAAGATCGTCAGTGAACTGCGCAAGGCGCTGCTAAGGGAGCTGGACTACCGTGAGGAGGCGCAGACAATGCGGCTCATGCGGGAGAAGCTCTCTGACTTCAAACGTTTGGTCATCCCCGCACCGGTGGATGACTACTCCTCAGGCCGGGTCCTGACCATGGAGTATGTGGACGGCAGCAAGATCACCAAGTTGCACCCGATCGCACGCATGGAGGTGGATGGGCATGCTCTGGCTGAGGAAGTCTTTCGTTCCTACCTGCATCAAATTCTGATCCTGGGAATCTTCCATGCCGACCCGCATCCAGGGAATGTTTTTCTGACAGCAGATAATAGCAAGGTGGCCTTGTTAGACTTCGGCATGATTGCCCGCGTAGGGCCGCAGATGCAGGATCAGTTGCTGAAGCTGCTGCTGGCCATCAGTGAAGGTCAGAGTGACCGTGCTGCGGCCGTGGCCCAGGCGATGGGAACGGAAAAAGATCATTTTGATGAGGCTAGTTTCCTTCGGGATATTGCGGAAATCGTCAGTCAGCAACAAGGCGCAACGGTGCAAAATCTGGAAGTGGGTAAGATCGTCATGCACGTGACTCAAGTCGCCGCACGCACTGGTCTAAGCTTGCCAGAAGAGCTGACCATGCTGGGCAAGACACTGCTGAATCTAGATTTGGTAGGACGCACGCTGGACCCTACTTTTGATCCCAATGAGTCCATTCGCCGCAATTCGGCTGAACTCATGCGCGCGAAGACCTTCAAGAGCCTTTCCCCTGGCAACCTCTTGAACTCTTTGTTGGATGCGAAGGAATTGATCGAAAAACTACCTGGGCGCCTGAACCAATTTTTGGAAGTGGTGGCTAACAACAAGTTGAAGATCCATCTCGACACGATTGATGAAAAAGTGGTGATGACGGGACTGCAAAAAGTGGCCAATCGAATCACATTAGGTCTCATTCTAGCCTCGCTCATCGTGGGGGCCTCCATGCTGATGAGGATCGAGACCAGCTTCCGTATTTTTGGCTACCCCGGTTTCGCCATGCTGCTCTTCCTTCTGGCCTGTGGCGGGGGCCTCTCTTTGGCCTGGCAGATCATGAAGAGTGATATGAGGTCGTGATGGGTCACAGCCTCCTCATAAACAACTCCCTTGGCCTAGAGCCACAGGCTGTATGCACAACCTGCAAGGGCTACTAATAGCGCGGCGCAGGCGGCAATGCCGAGACCGCGCTGAAGGGGTTGCAAACGAGTCCACCATTCTTTGAATTGTTGGCTCTTTTTCCGGAGTTGTAGCTCCAATTTATCCATGCCTTTGGCTAAAGTGAGGGATTCACCAGCCACCAGGGCTAAACCCAGCGCAATGACCAGCAGCCCAGGTCCAGGCATGCCTAACAGCACCACACCACCCATGGAGAGAATGATGCCCAAGAAAACATACAGGATTCGTTTCCAGGGAAAGCTGGAGCTACGGTCCGCCTGGCGCTGACGATAGAAGTCTTCGAATCGTTCTCCTGGCTGACTTTTTTTAAAATCCTGCCAAAGACTGCTGATGGACATGATTATGAAAAGTCAGAGGTTGGGGCATAAGCCGACTAAGCGTCGAGAGCGGGTTTGAAATAGCTTTCGCCACTCATCACGGTCTCCAGGGCATCCATCAGTTCTGCAGGTGAGGAATCTTTGACAAGGTAACCTCGTGCCCCTGCTTCATAGGCTTGCGTGACGTACGACTTTTCATCATGGGCAGAGACCATGAGGATGGGCAAATCGGGATGTTGATGAAGGATCTCTTTCACAAGGTCATAACCGAGACCGTCTGGGAGAGTGACGTCCATGATCATGACGTCTGGTATCTCGTCTTTTTCGATATGCAGCCGCGCTTCCTCAACGTTGGAGGCACTCCAGGCCATGAGAAGTTCTGGGCAGTCATCTATCAAGCTCCGATACACGGCGCGCATGATGGAGTGGTCATCTACCACCGCGATGCGCATGATGGTTCTGGTGGTAGCTTTGGAAAAAGTTGGAGAAGACATCTTTTAGGATTCGCGTGTGGAGGCCCATCCGCGTTTAACATTCTCCAAAAAAGGATGAGGTGAGATTCCTTGACCTGTTTTATGGCCGGGCGGCTTGCCATGCTTGAGCGGCTGCATTTTGCTCTCCAGTCGCATTGAAAGGAGGAATATTGGCGAAGTCACCACGAAGGGCTTTGAGGGCATACTTCTCATGATCAATTTCTTTACGGGTGCGAATGCCAAGGCGGCGGAAAACGGCTAAGGGCGGGCACCAGCCATTGAGGTGATGATTGAGAAGAAGCGGCAGAACCAAAGTAGGTAGGAGAAAGTACTTTTTATGACGGACAAGGC
It includes:
- a CDS encoding sugar phosphate isomerase/epimerase family protein; protein product: MNQWPIGLSTGCFYQRSIFEVLDGIAESGFKQIEICSFPKHLDYHQHDMVREAGERMRALDLHPFSFHAPFADHIDITSLHEPTRRGAVNELIVACTAAAAMGARNVVLHPGPEREGRPPQEEFLQHMNHAAESLNLVARKCMDLGVNLLLENMLPHLLFGHTSDMLYLLGQIRECNVGTCLDTGHANLAGELGTVVHKLSGHLKMLHANDNRGNYDAHLNPGEGVIDWPWLLAELKTHQFKGSLILELAGNAHESIPETLSRARRAFDYLVQVGKNN
- a CDS encoding RNA polymerase sigma factor, with amino-acid sequence MKIAPTSSFTDMDDEALMACLAAKEPNALWVVHQRYHSILKSIIISVIHDETEADDVLQEVFIQIWTNAANYSVEKGKAAGWLITLARRRAIDRLRQRHSYQMATERLEKASKPSNAYEIESAQHDIENHDIRNYLNSLLQTLPVAQKEVVVLAHLHGMSQRQIAAAISLPLGTVKTRLELGMRKLCHIAGGMQHKVM
- a CDS encoding ATP-binding response regulator, yielding MSQASHPPSTPAPSKATQPIPVVSGLQRQAGKEHSASSLSAPPLVLVVDDQSRNLQMVKKVLSSDGFQVVTAESGEEALRCISNHWPDLILLDVAMPEMDGFEVCEQIKANPATQNIPIIFLSGDAGHQSVMTGFAKGGIDYISKPFNKSELLARVRTHVDLHRSQVRNIMQVQERRRTLDLIAHEWHKPLQRISLFLSTVYRDMEEADRPGSMLALSKEAMRETHRMLSSIEGFLHEESSSASAFQDGSSPQGLTTDDLKSMVGKWYVTAKRKLVELALTAPSRPLPIAGLSFAVNQIVDAVLSNAVNFTPHAGRIEVRISEADGLIILRVKDNGPGFSDEYLRRQFQPYMHHKDGSTQPSLGVGLASAKRIADRIKATLTLGNRKRGAGGYVTVTFPSTATKLSDLEPTTEEIPA
- a CDS encoding 4-alpha-glucanotransferase translates to MPTFLPTKKTAALLTPVFAMRRANDMGIGDTRAVLESIDFCASHQFGILQLLPIHETVGDHSPYNPISSRALSPALLTLEPDWVPGLTQETLDSLAPASWLDQLREGPVKHLSVHPLKLQILQEAADHFETQSDHPPELLQSYAEFQLQSSTWLPGYTLFRTLVQEYGGNAHWEQWRPEHHTVAGAENWLATHPERERLEAWRRGFTFIQWVAWRQWLEIRRYADKRGVLLMGEMSFGVSRNSADVWLHPTLFDRDWSMGTRPVSYFDTNKDSERWGQNWGLPPYRWENHRSEDFAWLRGRLQSEAQFFHLCRLDHLRGYFRGYMFPWQGGAQHAEFATLTEEEVKLKTHGLLPRFVPGPDEQENTAQMNDLQGREIISVMQAAAGNMGLIAELMGLMPPYMRQALDDLQVPNLTFPLLEKDADGKLLHQDTFRPLSLVAYGNHDHAPIAAVYSRLHEQNGENAGPSDDLKNLLQFAHWDEPAPESLNSPLLSALQKSLFETPCLIAALMCMDVIGTPQRFNLPGSYGSLTWCERLQMPWAELEKHPVYGPRIQEVERWIQETGRAPVA
- a CDS encoding DUF4142 domain-containing protein, whose protein sequence is MKTSFLTAAFAGLAMLATSVSAADSKSSLTPADEKFVKAASQHGMGEVQIAALGVKKGAREDVKALAEKMVLAHTTMNTELTALAKAKGVELSTVTDPADTEILKELENTNTGEAFDKAFLNRLEADHKEAIDLFTEASEDSKDAEVKTWAGKALPDLRNHLDAVQTAIKK
- a CDS encoding endonuclease/exonuclease/phosphatase family protein; the protein is MNEAVPVQARCLRVMTYNVHGCVGTDGFLDESRIAAVIAAAAPDVVALQELDVERRRSRGVHQVRHLANSLKMEYHFHPTLHHLSEQYGDAVLSRLPMTLLRQGMLPTSSSRLAFEPRGALLVELEVEGRPVHLLNTHLGLSWSERLAQVTALLGPDWMKGSLNTHPFVLCGDLNALPGSLVYRTLTRQLKDVQRWTLRSWPRSTFPSRWPVTRLDYIFMNRHFTARKVEVPNNRQTQVASDHLPLIADLVLNSEA
- a CDS encoding phospholipase D-like domain-containing protein, whose protein sequence is MLRLPHFAPSLFEDEPQSTGHGLATLALTAAISGTLAVIISKNFLETERKITHHIETDYGVCDEAFARTMSHLLGPPLVAGNKVTLLQNGAEIFPRMLEVIRQAKYSVTFENFVWTKGRIVDQFSAAFAECARRGVKVHFLQDAMGSNCLDSRCMQDMRDAGVEVEIFRRYNLTNFNHRTHRKLLVVDGRIGFVGGVGISDLWDGHGNQSDHWRDTQYEVEGPVVAQMQQAFLDNWMQTRARVLHGDLYFPELFPCGNTPCQIFKSSVSEGADSARLMFLLSIAAARQSIRIVNPYFIPDMLVLHLLKEARERGVSVEIIAPSERIDQRVVRYVGRARWGGLLRRGVRFYEFQPALLHSKYFVVDEQWVSVGSCNLDDRSLCLNEEANLNVWDRQFAQQHFEVFEADKKRSREITWQEWRQRPLREKILGHVAGILRSQL
- a CDS encoding ABC1 kinase family protein gives rise to the protein MTLSLNPEHLKRYKQVLTLMVKYGHGDLVKSAPIVDDPLDFAPPPPVPPGAKELAKDLEALGPTFIKLGQLLSTRSDFIPPAYMEALSMLQDNIQPFPYEKVEAIVNVEIGARISKAFQSFDPVPMAAASLGQVHYAVLRSGQEVAVKVQRPDVREQVATDLAAIGEIAEFLDKHTETGKRFEFTKIVSELRKALLRELDYREEAQTMRLMREKLSDFKRLVIPAPVDDYSSGRVLTMEYVDGSKITKLHPIARMEVDGHALAEEVFRSYLHQILILGIFHADPHPGNVFLTADNSKVALLDFGMIARVGPQMQDQLLKLLLAISEGQSDRAAAVAQAMGTEKDHFDEASFLRDIAEIVSQQQGATVQNLEVGKIVMHVTQVAARTGLSLPEELTMLGKTLLNLDLVGRTLDPTFDPNESIRRNSAELMRAKTFKSLSPGNLLNSLLDAKELIEKLPGRLNQFLEVVANNKLKIHLDTIDEKVVMTGLQKVANRITLGLILASLIVGASMLMRIETSFRIFGYPGFAMLLFLLACGGGLSLAWQIMKSDMRS
- a CDS encoding response regulator, which translates into the protein MSSPTFSKATTRTIMRIAVVDDHSIMRAVYRSLIDDCPELLMAWSASNVEEARLHIEKDEIPDVMIMDVTLPDGLGYDLVKEILHQHPDLPILMVSAHDEKSYVTQAYEAGARGYLVKDSSPAELMDALETVMSGESYFKPALDA